Genomic DNA from Candidatus Eremiobacteraceae bacterium:
CGCACCGCTGCACCTCACGAGCGATACCACGCTGGAGGGCCTGGCGCGATGGGTGGACCTGATGAACCAGGGCCTGCCTGAAGTCGGCGATGCCGAGAGCAACCGAGGGGATGCAATCGGACAAAGATGATCGAGTCGGCGCCCGCGCCGCTCCGAGATTGTTGGCGGATCACCAAGACGGGAAAAAATGAGCGCAGTAGAGGATCCCAGCGATATCGCCACGCACCGGGGGCGAGTAGACGACATCGTCCGAACCGCCCGGGAGCTGCTTGCGCGAGTCGGTGTATTACTCGCGGCAAGCCTGGTCGCCGGTATCATCTTTCAGGCAACGACTGGGGTCTTCTTCAGCACGGGCAACTTCCTCTCGATCTTCCTGTTCATGACCTCGGTGGCGATCGTTGGTTTCGGCGAGACGCTCGTCATAGTGAGCGGAGAGTTCGACCTGTCGGTCGGCTCGATTTACGGTCTGTGCTCAATGTCAGTCGCACTGCTGTGGGCCCAAGGCTGGCCGATCGCTGCAGCCATCGCTGCCGGCATCGTCATTGGCGGTCTGGCGGGTGCTTTCAATGCGTTATTTCTCACACGGCTACGTGTGAACTCGTTCATTACTACGCTTGGAACGCTCAACCTCTACCAGGGTCTGACGCTCCTGATCAGCCACGATGTGGCCTTCACCCCCAGTACGAGCCAACCGGGGTACGACGTCTATGAATTCATCGGAACGAGTAGCCCGTTCGGAATACCGATTCAGATTTTCTGGCTCTGTGGCGTGTTCATCCTGATGTGGCTGCTGCTTCATCGATCAGTCTTTGGCTTTTGGCTCGCAGCGATCGGCGGGAACCCGCGGGCTGCCCGAGCTGCGCACCTTCCAATCGAACGATCCAAGCTTTATGCGTTCGTGATTTCAGGTGTCCTGGCCGCTGTGGCCGGCATCATCGACTTCTCGTTGGTGAGTTCCGTAAGCCCGACCGCGGGATCCACTCTCCTGTTCCCGGTACTGGCGGCCGTGATTATCGGCGGAGCGAGTCTCTCTGGAGGGCGTGGCACCATCTTTGGAACACTGGTTGGAGCTTTTCTGCTTGAGGTTCTGACTAATGGTCTGGGCCTGCTTGGGGCGGGTGCTTATGCGCAACTGCTCTTTTCGGGCGGGGTAATCCTCGTCGCAGTGGCAGTCGATCGGTGGACGAACCGCATGCGTCCTGGGGTGGAACTCTAGCTAGTGCGGAGGGCGTGGGCAGGGCAGGGCAAGCCGCGCCGGCGCCCCGCGCGGTCTGCAATTGCCCCCTCGGTTGCGAGACGCTCGGCGCGTTTACGCCCGATCATGCCGGCTGCGCTCGTGAGTGGAACCTTCATGAGGTGCTCTCCGTGATCGCCCCGGAGGCGATGGTCCATACGCCCCCCAAAGGGTGGCGATCGTGGTCCGATTGCGGCGCGTTTCGCTGCGCCACCGCAGCTCCGTAGCGCGCGATGAAGATCGTGCGACCGAAGGTCAATCCTCACGCCAAATCCGCTCAAATCGTGGTGCCAGGCGCGATCCGTGCCACGGCACAGGGATTATGCAAACGAGGATAACCGCAATACTTGCTCAGCGCGCCGCAATCGCACCACGGAACATCGGCATTCCGGCGACGGGCATGTCGAGCTGCCAGAGCTTGCCAATGGCGACCGCGTGCGCGGTCACGCCCGCCGGTCCGCCCATGTCCGTGACGAACATCGTGCTTCCCTCGAAGACGCAATTCGACAACACGGTGCCGTCGAGATCGAGGTACTGAATCGCCGAACCGTCCGGCTTCACGATGTGCATGCCGCCCGACGACAAGGTCGTGATGTACAGGTCGCCGTTTTCAGCGACCGCCAATCCGTCCGGATAGGCATTCGAAGGGAGCTGGCAGACGTCCGACACCGTGCCGTCCGGTGCCTTTCTGCGAACCTTCTGCGTGTAGGTCTCAACCCAGACGATGCTCCCGTCGGCTTCGGCGACGATTCCGTTTGGATAGGTGTTGCCGACATTCGCGAACAGTTCGCCTGAACCATCGGGGTTGAGCACAAAGAGACGGCCGGGATCGGGGCGGTTGGCGGCGTCCCAACGGCCGGGATCAGTGAAATACAGGCGCTTATCCCGCCCGAACACCAAGTCGTTCGGCATGTTAAGCTGGATGCTGGCGACCTCGCGCGCGACGGTTTTCACCGTGCCGTCAAACGCCGCCTTCTGAATTGAACCTGGACCGAAATCCGCGGAACGAAACGGACCGACGGCCCCGCCGTTGTTGGCGACGTAGACGTGCTTGTCGCCGCCGAGGACAGAGCCGTTCGGGCCACCACCGACTTTTGCG
This window encodes:
- a CDS encoding SMP-30/gluconolactonase/LRE family protein, translating into MKKTLCATGLAHAEGPTVLPNGNVVFCHCYYGSLGVWKPGVKGIAEFAKVGGGPNGSVLGGDKHVYVANNGGAVGPFRSADFGPGSIQKAAFDGTVKTVAREVASIQLNMPNDLVFGRDKRLYFTDPGRWDAANRPDPGRLFVLNPDGSGELFANVGNTYPNGIVAEADGSIVWVETYTQKVRRKAPDGTVSDVCQLPSNAYPDGLAVAENGDLYITTLSSGGMHIVKPDGSAIQYLDLDGTVLSNCVFEGSTMFVTDMGGPAGVTAHAVAIGKLWQLDMPVAGMPMFRGAIAAR
- a CDS encoding ABC transporter permease, translated to MSAVEDPSDIATHRGRVDDIVRTARELLARVGVLLAASLVAGIIFQATTGVFFSTGNFLSIFLFMTSVAIVGFGETLVIVSGEFDLSVGSIYGLCSMSVALLWAQGWPIAAAIAAGIVIGGLAGAFNALFLTRLRVNSFITTLGTLNLYQGLTLLISHDVAFTPSTSQPGYDVYEFIGTSSPFGIPIQIFWLCGVFILMWLLLHRSVFGFWLAAIGGNPRAARAAHLPIERSKLYAFVISGVLAAVAGIIDFSLVSSVSPTAGSTLLFPVLAAVIIGGASLSGGRGTIFGTLVGAFLLEVLTNGLGLLGAGAYAQLLFSGGVILVAVAVDRWTNRMRPGVEL